Sequence from the Rhodococcus jostii RHA1 genome:
CCAGGCGCTGACGGTCTCGGTGTTGGCCAGGAAGTCCTCGCCGGAGATCTTGCCCTCGAGGTTGAGCTGCGCGGCAACGTCGCCGTACTTGTTCGCGAAAAGATTTACGTTGACGCCACCGAAGGCGGTATAGGTTTCTGGCCTGACCCAATACGCGCCCATCGTCAGCATGCGTGTCTGACCTGTGGCGGCCGCATCGAATGCGGTGATCAGCCGTTCTCGGTTGGCCTCGGTCCGGGATTCGGCGTACGCCAATTCGGCCTCGAAAAGGTCCCAAAGGATGTCGATGGCGCCGTCGGCGCGGTCGACTTCCCAGCGTATGAATCACGAGTTCATGTTGTTCACCACGGGTATTCCGTCGAAGGTCACCAACGAGGCGCTACGCAAGCCCAAGACAGGGATACGTGCGGCCGCACGGGACCGGGTGCACTACCCGGTCGGCGGTCTCCGCACTGTATGTCGCGATGCCCTGAAACGGGCATATCAGCTGAAACGGGCATATCGGGAGTGGTGGCTGCGCCTAGACTCCGAAGATGGTGCGCAACGCGAAGGCTGCACGTCAGCAGCCCACCGATCAGCGTTCGGCGTTCGACAGGTTCGTCGAGCAGATCGAACTCCGGGTCAGCCAGGCGCCGTTCTTCGGGATCTGCGCCGGAGTGGTCGCGCTGTGGGTCGTCAGCATTCCGCTCTGGAAGGACCTTCACGAGTGGCAGATCGCCATCCACACCGTCGGCGCCGTCTTCACGTTGCTCCTCGTGGTCCTGCTCGAGAATGCCAGCCGCCGCGCCACGGAGGCTCTGCAGGAGAAACTGAACGTCATCGCCGAGGCGCTCGCCGCCCTGCTCGATTCCTCCGCCCAGGACAACCCCGAGCTGAGGAAGGCAGAGGAGAAGTTGCGGGAGGCCGTCGGGCTCGAAGACCGGCACTAGCCACCCGCCCCTGTGACTTGGCACACCAAGCAGGTAAGTTATGTGTAACCGCAAAAACTACTAACCAGTAGGGGTACGAAATGCCTGTTCCATCCGCCGCCACGTTCGCGCGGCTCGCCGACCTCATCGCCATCCCGGATGCGGCGGATCGCCCGACGCGGTCCGTCGTCGAGGCGTTCACGGGTAAGGAACTGGCCACCGTCCCGGTCGGTACCGCTCAGGACGCCAAGGACGCGATCGCACGCGCCCGGGTGGCGCAGAAGGAATGGGCCAAGCGTCCCGTCACCGAGCGAGCCGCGATCTTCCACCGGTACCGCGACCTGGTCCTCGAGAACCGCGACGCCCTGATGGACATGGCTCAGGCCGAGACGGGCAAGTCCCGCGCCGCCGCGCAGGAGGAGGTCCTCGACATCTCGATGACCGCCCGCCACTACGCGCGCGTCGCCCCCAAGCTGCTGCGTCCCCGCCGCATCTCCGGCATGCTGCCCGGTCTCACCAAGACGGTCGTGCGGTACCAGCCGAAGGGCGTCGTCGGCGTCATCTCACCGTGGAACTACCCCATGACCCTCGCGGTGTCCGACGCCGTCGCCGCGCTCCTCGCCGGCAACGCCGTCGTCCTCAAGCCCGACAGCCAGACCCCGTACTGCGCGCTGGCCTGCGTCGACCTGCTGTACCAAGCCGGGCTGCCGCGCGACCTGTTCGCCGTCGTCCCCGGACCGGGCTCGGTGGTCGGCACCGCCCTCGTCGAGAACACCGAGTACCTGATGTTCACCGGGTCCTCGGCCACGGGTCAGCTCCTCGCCGAGCAGGCCGGTCGCCGTCTCATCGGCTTCTCCGCCGAACTCGGCGGCAAGAACCCGATGATCGTCACCGCAGGCGCGAACCTCCGTGAGGTCGCGGACGCCGCCGTCCGCGCCTGCTACTCCAACTCCGGGCAGCTGTGCATCTCGATCGAGCGGATCTACGTCGAGGAGTCCATCGCACCCGAGTTCACCCGGTTGTTCGGGGAACGCGTCCGCAACATGAAGCTCGGCGCCGGCTACGACTTCGGCATCGAAATGGGCAGCCTCGTGTCCGAAGCACAGGTCAAGGCCGTGTCCAGCCACGTCGACGACGCCGTCGTCAAGGGCGCCACCGTGGTCGCCGGTGGTAAGGCGCGCCCCGACCTCGGCCCCCTGTTCTACGAGCCGACCGTCCTGACCGGTGTTCCCGAGGACGCCGAGTGCTACCGCGACGAG
This genomic interval carries:
- a CDS encoding low affinity iron permease family protein, which produces MVRNAKAARQQPTDQRSAFDRFVEQIELRVSQAPFFGICAGVVALWVVSIPLWKDLHEWQIAIHTVGAVFTLLLVVLLENASRRATEALQEKLNVIAEALAALLDSSAQDNPELRKAEEKLREAVGLEDRH
- a CDS encoding succinic semialdehyde dehydrogenase, which codes for MPVPSAATFARLADLIAIPDAADRPTRSVVEAFTGKELATVPVGTAQDAKDAIARARVAQKEWAKRPVTERAAIFHRYRDLVLENRDALMDMAQAETGKSRAAAQEEVLDISMTARHYARVAPKLLRPRRISGMLPGLTKTVVRYQPKGVVGVISPWNYPMTLAVSDAVAALLAGNAVVLKPDSQTPYCALACVDLLYQAGLPRDLFAVVPGPGSVVGTALVENTEYLMFTGSSATGQLLAEQAGRRLIGFSAELGGKNPMIVTAGANLREVADAAVRACYSNSGQLCISIERIYVEESIAPEFTRLFGERVRNMKLGAGYDFGIEMGSLVSEAQVKAVSSHVDDAVVKGATVVAGGKARPDLGPLFYEPTVLTGVPEDAECYRDETFGPLVSIYPVTDVDEAIERANDTEYGLNASVWAGTKAEGEAIAARIHAGTVNVDEGYAPAWGSTGAPMGGMGVSGVGRRHGDDGLIKYTEPQTIATTRILNLGGPRGLSPKVWAKIMPPFVKALQWIPGR